Proteins encoded in a region of the Tubulanus polymorphus chromosome 10, tnTubPoly1.2, whole genome shotgun sequence genome:
- the LOC141911889 gene encoding uncharacterized protein LOC141911889 isoform X1, protein MSASKLLILVVAILLCRYGAISEIIDEIDRTPWSSESNLLDYEKYRSLGGSMMLYSGIVDDKRRPNRRDDILSRRSYYGCPSVCRCYYQRGHGIANCRNKGLTKFPRIKNYINILDLSQNRIKSIKPFRRLPRLERLGFRENALSSLVGHKSLHYLPNLTHLDVSCNPVQSIDKQAFMKNEYLKRFAYNFILLNKPPALSIRKVCNSKHTVEDIHNLFHSLQNCAFLELLYLRGAWLLEAISLTTSILKYLPVQNLKFLSLMCNRIPEIDIGFFHGFKSLDILEMSFCKTNFRKQQFKGLVKLQTIFLPLNNIHNLNLTEFLISSPKLNIFNALNSPGLTCFDSRTSFPKNNRLTKLLISCIIGLVPGESPCGDHGVPLEKNFYLREDIKNLRNLQTLVIKLNSPFVFLCLKSFDLLPESMHYIGIDNLAGPFNYYLNKRLLHNACESLMWNKTFYRLTWLVLTGTIIGSCPSHVLRHILTRVPSLETLDLSSNGIRHLDRNTFEATPRLKNLRLKYNRLSTIQPGLLKPLTNLRVLNLASNQLKTFDPDEIMNLKHFRSIFLLDNTFECDCQLRKLRNRLKELSSHRTRKHYLYDFRAEAEHNVTTLKLLCTSPRKLSGVPIANFHLHWIECDNHKDIIISLSTICVTAIIMAIGRIVAKKKWQIYYWWMVKINRFLPKLLRIATVSRSDGMKFDGFLSHSMEDLQFVYLDFIPEIEKSKDFASKFCIEFRDFTIGAYIQQNNIDAIYGSRWVVFLMTESFIEERWTEFVISMAANRCVEEGNNIILVLDIDHIPESRMPESLRTIISNVVYMKYPRDDKARSTFWKKVRLTLIGKQKKFIQPANMYRSNR, encoded by the exons ATGTCCGCGTCTAAACTTCTAATTCTCGTGGTTGCGATACTGCTTTGCCGCTATGGTGCCATATCGGAAATTATTGATGAAATCGACAGAACGCCGTGGAGTTCAGAAAGTAACTTACTAGATTATGAGAAATACCGGTCACTCGGCGGTAGTATGATGCTGTATTCTGGAATAGTCGACGATAAGCGGCGTCCAAACCGACGCGACGATATCCTCAGCAGACGCTCTTACTACGGTTGCCCGTCGGTGTGTCGCTGTTATTATCAACGGGG ACATGGTATCGCTAACTGCAGGAATAAAGGACTCACGAAGTTCCCCAGAataaagaattacataaacattCTTGACTTGTCGCAGAATAGGATAAAGAGTATAAAACCGTTCCGTCGATTGCCGAGATTGGAACGACTAGGATTCCGGGAAAACGCACTGAGTTCACTGGTGGGACACAAATCACTTCATTATCTACCGAATCTGACACATCTCGATGTTTCATGTAATCCAGTACAGTCTATTGACAAACAAGCTTTCATGAAGAATGAGTATCTGAAAAGGTTCGCTTACAATTTTATTCTGCTCAACAAGCCTCCAGCATTATCGATAAGAAAAGTGTGTAATTCAAAGCACACTGTCGAAGATATtcacaatttatttcattctttgCAAAATTGTGCTTTCTTAGAACTTTTATATTTACGAGGTGCGTGGCTGCTTGAAGCAATTTCGTTGACtacatcaatattgaaatatttacctGTACAGAATTTGAAGTTTTTAAGCCTAATGTGTAATCGAATACCCGAAATAGATATAGGATTTTTCCATGGGTTTAAAAGTTTGGACATCCTGGAAATGTCATTTTGCAAAACGAATTTTCGAAAGCAACAATTCAAAGGACTCGTTAAACTTCAGACAATATTCTTGCCACTGAACAACATCCATAATTTGAATCTCACGGAATTCCTTATTTCCAGCCCAAAACTAAACATATTTAACGCATTAAATTCACCAGGTTTAACTTGCTTCGATAGTCGCACATCATTTCCCAAAAATAACAGACTAACAAAATTACTAATCTCATGTATCATTGGACTGGTTCCCGGTGAATCACCGTGTGGGGACCATGGTGTTCCCCTCGAgaaaaatttctatttgagGGAGGACATAAAAAACCTGCGGAATTTGCAAACCTTAGTGATTAAATTAAATAGTCCTTTCGTATTCCTATGCCTGAAGTCGTTCGATCTGTTACCCGAATCTATGCATTATATCGGAATAGACAATCTTGCAGGACCGTTTAATTATTATCTAAACAAACGATTGCTTCATAACGCGTGCGAAAGCCTTATGTGGAATAAGACGTTTTATAGACTAACTTGGTTAGTCCTTACTGGGACGATTATTGGCAGCTGTCCTAGTCATGTACTCCGTCATATCCTGACTAGAGTTCCTTCACTAGAAACACTCGATCTCTCCAGTAATGGAATTAGACATTTGGATAGAAACACGTTTGAAGCAACACCTAGATTAAAGAACTTGAGGTTGAAGTATAACAGACTGTCCACGATTCAACCAGGTCTGTTAAAACCATTAACGAACCTACGCGTTTTGAATTTAGCATCGAATCAACTGAAAACGTTCGATCCTGATGAAATCatgaatttaaaacattttagaTCCATTTTTCTTCTCGATAATACATTTGAATGCGATTGTCAACTGAGAAAATTGCGCAATCGGCTAAAAGAGTTAAGTAGTCATAGAACTAGGAAGCATTACTTATACGACTTTAGGGCAGAAGCCGAACACAATGTAACCACGCTCAAACTCCTTTGTACTTCACCAAGAAAACTATCCGGAGTTCCTATCGCAAACTTTCATTTACATTGGATAGAATGTGACAACCACAAAGATATAATCATTTCTCTTTCGACTATTTGCGTCACTGCTATTATTATGGCTATTGGGAGAATTGTTGCCAAAAAGAAATGGCAAATTTACTATTGGTGGATGGTAAAAATCAATCGATTTCTACCGAAACTATTACGTATAGCGACGGTAAGCCGTTCTGATGGTATGAAATTTGACGGATTTCTGAGTCATAGCATGGAAGACCTTCAATTTGTCTATTTGGATTTCATACccgaaatagaaaaatccaAAGATTTCGCTTCGAAGTTTTGCATCGAGTTTCGAGACTTTACAATCGGTGCCTACATACAACAGAACAATATCGACGCTATTTACGGGTCTCGGTGGGTCGTGTTTTTGATGACCGAATCATTCATCGAGGAAAGATGGACGGAATTTGTAATAAGCATGGCGGCAAACCGGTGCGTCGAGGAGGGCAATAACATCATACTCGTGCTCGATATCGATCATATACCCGAATCGCGCATGCCCGAATCCTTGCGGACGATCATTTCAAATGTTGTTTACATGAAATACCCGCGAGACGATAAAGCCCGTTCTACGTTTTGGAAAAAGGTTCGCCTTACCCTGATCGGTAAACAGAAAAAATTCATACAGCCAGCTAATATGTATCGATCTAACCGCTAA
- the LOC141911889 gene encoding uncharacterized protein LOC141911889 isoform X2: protein MSDHCLDNRQIQLERNGPETPNSPHPLHGIANCRNKGLTKFPRIKNYINILDLSQNRIKSIKPFRRLPRLERLGFRENALSSLVGHKSLHYLPNLTHLDVSCNPVQSIDKQAFMKNEYLKRFAYNFILLNKPPALSIRKVCNSKHTVEDIHNLFHSLQNCAFLELLYLRGAWLLEAISLTTSILKYLPVQNLKFLSLMCNRIPEIDIGFFHGFKSLDILEMSFCKTNFRKQQFKGLVKLQTIFLPLNNIHNLNLTEFLISSPKLNIFNALNSPGLTCFDSRTSFPKNNRLTKLLISCIIGLVPGESPCGDHGVPLEKNFYLREDIKNLRNLQTLVIKLNSPFVFLCLKSFDLLPESMHYIGIDNLAGPFNYYLNKRLLHNACESLMWNKTFYRLTWLVLTGTIIGSCPSHVLRHILTRVPSLETLDLSSNGIRHLDRNTFEATPRLKNLRLKYNRLSTIQPGLLKPLTNLRVLNLASNQLKTFDPDEIMNLKHFRSIFLLDNTFECDCQLRKLRNRLKELSSHRTRKHYLYDFRAEAEHNVTTLKLLCTSPRKLSGVPIANFHLHWIECDNHKDIIISLSTICVTAIIMAIGRIVAKKKWQIYYWWMVKINRFLPKLLRIATVSRSDGMKFDGFLSHSMEDLQFVYLDFIPEIEKSKDFASKFCIEFRDFTIGAYIQQNNIDAIYGSRWVVFLMTESFIEERWTEFVISMAANRCVEEGNNIILVLDIDHIPESRMPESLRTIISNVVYMKYPRDDKARSTFWKKVRLTLIGKQKKFIQPANMYRSNR from the exons ATGAGCGATCACTGTCTGGACAACCGGCAAATTCAATTAGAGAGAAACGGGCCCGAAACCCCGAACTCGCCCCATCCCTT ACATGGTATCGCTAACTGCAGGAATAAAGGACTCACGAAGTTCCCCAGAataaagaattacataaacattCTTGACTTGTCGCAGAATAGGATAAAGAGTATAAAACCGTTCCGTCGATTGCCGAGATTGGAACGACTAGGATTCCGGGAAAACGCACTGAGTTCACTGGTGGGACACAAATCACTTCATTATCTACCGAATCTGACACATCTCGATGTTTCATGTAATCCAGTACAGTCTATTGACAAACAAGCTTTCATGAAGAATGAGTATCTGAAAAGGTTCGCTTACAATTTTATTCTGCTCAACAAGCCTCCAGCATTATCGATAAGAAAAGTGTGTAATTCAAAGCACACTGTCGAAGATATtcacaatttatttcattctttgCAAAATTGTGCTTTCTTAGAACTTTTATATTTACGAGGTGCGTGGCTGCTTGAAGCAATTTCGTTGACtacatcaatattgaaatatttacctGTACAGAATTTGAAGTTTTTAAGCCTAATGTGTAATCGAATACCCGAAATAGATATAGGATTTTTCCATGGGTTTAAAAGTTTGGACATCCTGGAAATGTCATTTTGCAAAACGAATTTTCGAAAGCAACAATTCAAAGGACTCGTTAAACTTCAGACAATATTCTTGCCACTGAACAACATCCATAATTTGAATCTCACGGAATTCCTTATTTCCAGCCCAAAACTAAACATATTTAACGCATTAAATTCACCAGGTTTAACTTGCTTCGATAGTCGCACATCATTTCCCAAAAATAACAGACTAACAAAATTACTAATCTCATGTATCATTGGACTGGTTCCCGGTGAATCACCGTGTGGGGACCATGGTGTTCCCCTCGAgaaaaatttctatttgagGGAGGACATAAAAAACCTGCGGAATTTGCAAACCTTAGTGATTAAATTAAATAGTCCTTTCGTATTCCTATGCCTGAAGTCGTTCGATCTGTTACCCGAATCTATGCATTATATCGGAATAGACAATCTTGCAGGACCGTTTAATTATTATCTAAACAAACGATTGCTTCATAACGCGTGCGAAAGCCTTATGTGGAATAAGACGTTTTATAGACTAACTTGGTTAGTCCTTACTGGGACGATTATTGGCAGCTGTCCTAGTCATGTACTCCGTCATATCCTGACTAGAGTTCCTTCACTAGAAACACTCGATCTCTCCAGTAATGGAATTAGACATTTGGATAGAAACACGTTTGAAGCAACACCTAGATTAAAGAACTTGAGGTTGAAGTATAACAGACTGTCCACGATTCAACCAGGTCTGTTAAAACCATTAACGAACCTACGCGTTTTGAATTTAGCATCGAATCAACTGAAAACGTTCGATCCTGATGAAATCatgaatttaaaacattttagaTCCATTTTTCTTCTCGATAATACATTTGAATGCGATTGTCAACTGAGAAAATTGCGCAATCGGCTAAAAGAGTTAAGTAGTCATAGAACTAGGAAGCATTACTTATACGACTTTAGGGCAGAAGCCGAACACAATGTAACCACGCTCAAACTCCTTTGTACTTCACCAAGAAAACTATCCGGAGTTCCTATCGCAAACTTTCATTTACATTGGATAGAATGTGACAACCACAAAGATATAATCATTTCTCTTTCGACTATTTGCGTCACTGCTATTATTATGGCTATTGGGAGAATTGTTGCCAAAAAGAAATGGCAAATTTACTATTGGTGGATGGTAAAAATCAATCGATTTCTACCGAAACTATTACGTATAGCGACGGTAAGCCGTTCTGATGGTATGAAATTTGACGGATTTCTGAGTCATAGCATGGAAGACCTTCAATTTGTCTATTTGGATTTCATACccgaaatagaaaaatccaAAGATTTCGCTTCGAAGTTTTGCATCGAGTTTCGAGACTTTACAATCGGTGCCTACATACAACAGAACAATATCGACGCTATTTACGGGTCTCGGTGGGTCGTGTTTTTGATGACCGAATCATTCATCGAGGAAAGATGGACGGAATTTGTAATAAGCATGGCGGCAAACCGGTGCGTCGAGGAGGGCAATAACATCATACTCGTGCTCGATATCGATCATATACCCGAATCGCGCATGCCCGAATCCTTGCGGACGATCATTTCAAATGTTGTTTACATGAAATACCCGCGAGACGATAAAGCCCGTTCTACGTTTTGGAAAAAGGTTCGCCTTACCCTGATCGGTAAACAGAAAAAATTCATACAGCCAGCTAATATGTATCGATCTAACCGCTAA